In the Dermochelys coriacea isolate rDerCor1 chromosome 23, rDerCor1.pri.v4, whole genome shotgun sequence genome, gggcagggggatgggaagcaaACAGTGAACATCCAGGTGCTTGGGATGACCCAGACCTCTGTGTTGCTGGAGTTAAGtggcagcagggggtgggtggagggtcTGGCTGCCAGGGAGTGGGCACTGAAGGCCCAGATGGTGGGGGAGCCAGGGGGGAAACCAGGTTGGGTGGGCATTGAGGATCTGGGTTATGATGCGGGGGGTAGGCACTAAGAGTCCAGGTGAGGGAGGTTGGGCACTGAAAAGCCAGACATAGGGGCAAACTGAGGGGGCGTACCAGGGGTCTGGGTGACGGGGGTAGCCAGGGTTGGGCAGGGACAGCAGGCTCTGGCTGGCGACCTGCTATCTTCTggtctcttctctccttccccccttctctttccctcctgccCCGCCTTACAGTGCccttggggctggggctggggctaggcTGAGCAGCACCAGGGCTGCTATCTCTCACACTCGCACTATGTTTGTCTGTTTCGTCCCTGTGCAGGAGCTGGGCAACAGCCTGGACAAGTGCAAGAACAACGAGAACGTGCAACAGATCCTGACTAACGCCACCATCATGGTGGTGAGCGTCACGGCCTCCACCACGCAAGGGTacgctgggctgcagcccctcacCCCTCTGATCCCTGCCCtgccgtgggggaggggcgggacaTCAGGCCGCAGGAGCCCCCATccccagtttccccacctgccaCTGTAGTGGGGAGGCCTGCAGCGGGTCCTGCCTCCTGTGTGGGCGGTGGAGCACTGGgcccctccttccttcctgtcTTCTGTTCCCGGCTGCCCCTCCCAGTGCTCCATTTCCCATTCGCAGGGACCTGACCCTTgagctggagggcaggggaggcaagactcctgggttctgtccctggctccagCTTTCAGTGgctccagtccctgctgcccctgaGCCTACCCAGGCATAAGAGATCCCAGGGGGCTGCTTGTGAGATCTGGCAGGAGGAACCTTGGCCTGCCTTTCCCTTTTCCAGCCTATTTGTAGGCtctgccccagaagcagctgcatctcAGTGGGAGGCGGGGGGCCCATTTGAGACATGGAATCACCTGCCCTGCGTCTGGGGGCCCCTGTCGGAGCTCAAGCCGGGTCTGTGCAGCCCTCCAGGAGGCCAGGGCGTGGGGGTCACCcgtcttctcccccccacccccatgcaggcAGCAGCTGACGGAAGAGGAGCTGGAACGCATCGAGGAAGCCTGTGACATGGCCCTGGAGCTCAACCAATCAAAGCATCGCATCTACGAGTACGTGGAGTCCCGCATGTCCTTCATCGCCCCCAACCTGTCCATCATCGTCGGGGCTTCCACGGCTGCCAAGATCATGGGTGAGGGGCTGccgggtggggcaggagggggggcagggcttcTCCCTGCTAGGGAGTGCCGGCTCCTATCCAGCCCAGGCAGACAGCGGGTGTCTAACACTGCCCATCCACCCCGCAGGCATCGCTGGTGGCCTCACCAACCTCTCAAAGATGCCGGCCTGTAACATCATGCTCCTGGGAGCCCAGCGCAAGACCCTGTCCGGCTTCTCCAGCACCTCGGTGCTGCCCCACACGGGGTACATCTACCACAGCGACATCGTGCAGTCACTGCCCCCGGTACGGACCCTCAGGTCCCAGCGCCACATCGCCTGTCCGctccattccccctgcaccccgacGTTTCTCAGTGCTCTGagttcttccccccacccccagcatcctgaCCCACGActccctgtctcttccccctcctccagatCCCAGTATCAtgacaaccttgtctccccatcTATCGTCTTCTCCTCCCTCTCATCTCAGGATCCTGATGCTCATCTGCATTTTCCTGCTCCGTTTCCATATATCCCAGCCCCTGATTCCCTACTGgtcctcttctccccccttcccaatCCCAGGACCCCTGAGGCTCCTCTGCACCTCCCCGCTCTGTCCCCCGCCACCAGTCCTGCACCCCAATGTTTCTCAGTGCCCTgagctcttcccccacccccaatgcccCTCCACTCTGTCCCTCTGGATCCCACACCCCAACGTTTCTCAGTGCCTTTgagctctcccctcccacctagCGCCCTGACGCCTGTCTTCCCATCGCTCCCCACTTCCCCAGATCCCAGCATCCTGACAAccttgtttccccatctgttgtcCCCTTCCACCCTGATGCTCATTTGCATCTCCCCACTCTGTTCCCCCATATCTCAGACCCTGACACCTGGCTCACCATCTGGTTCCCTTCTCCCCCCGCACTCTGATCCCAGAGCCCCGAAGCTCCTCATCTCCCTGCTTTGTCCCCAGCGCCCCGATATTTCTCTGCGCTCACACACTCTCACACCGGGTCTCAGCGCCCTGATGCTCGTCAGCATCTCCCTgctctgtcttcccctcccccccccccccccccgcatcccgaTGCCCCTGTGCTTCATCCTCCAGGCTCTGTCTCCCAGCACCTTGACACCTCTCTCCCACAGGACCTGCGGAGGAAGGCAGCTCGTCTTGTTGCTGCAAAGTGCACACTGGCAGCTCGGGTTGACAGCTTCCATGAGAGCCCAGAGGGGAAGGTAGGTATCAAAAATATGAGGAGTGGGGTTTAGGGGtaagagcaggggggctggaagctgggacttctgggttctctccctggctctgagaggaGAATGGGGTCTAGGGGGTAAGAGCAGCCCCCTTTGTGTGTGTGATCTGGCCCCCTAGCTGTGCCCTCCCTGTGCGCAGGGGAGCGTGGCGACTGCCCGGCTAGTTCTcagtgtctcccctcccctggcaggtGGGCTACGACCTCAAGGAGGAGATTGAACGGAAGTTTGACAAATGGCAGGAGCCTCCCCCTGTGAAGCAGGTGAAGCCCCTGCCGGCCCCCCTGGATGGCCAGAGAAAGAAACGAGGAGGCCGCAGGTGAGAGGGGATTGAGTGGGGGGCCTTCAGGGGGCTCTGGCTCCCATCTGGCACCAGCATGGGGGGCTGGCTGAGGAGTGTGAGTAATGGGGCACAGAGCCTCTCCtctctagggggtgctggctcccatTTGGCACCAGGGCAggcactggctggctcagaggggtggggaatggggccctGGGGCCTTTCCCCTATAGAGGGCACCTCagtcccttcccagagctgggagtagaactcgGGTGTCCCAGTCCCATAATTCAaccacacacccccaccctgagcactgggtGCCATGGTCAGTCCAGCACCAATCCACCTGCCGTTCCCTCCCAGGTATCGGAAGATGAAGGAGCGACTGGGGCTCACGGAGATCCGGAAACAGGCCAACAGGATGAGCTTCGGGGAGGTGAGCAAccttcatccccctccccacagagattctatccctggctctgggagaggagtgggggctagCAGTTAGAGCActaggggctgggagccaggactcctgggttcttttccgcCAATTGTGGTGGTTCGGGCTGGTCTATGCATGAAGCAGAGTGTGAATGAAGGTTGGGGGTGAGCTGGCAGCTGCCCCTGGTGAATTCCTTGTGGATGCTGATTTTGGAGTTAATCCAGAGCCGCACTCCGTGTAGACCAACACTCGCTAGAGATGTGCAAGTTGTTCCCTATCCCCACCCCAAAATGGAACTTGTAACCCCCGCTCCAAAGCGGATACTTGGTGCTAGTCAGGGCCAGTCTCTAGGGTGCTTTGAGCTCTCACCACTTGCCTTCCCCGTGTGACTCCTGGAATCTGCCCCTGCCACCGCAGATCGAGGAAGACGCCTACCAAGAGGACTTGGGCTTCAGCTTgggccacctgggcaagtcaggCAGCGGTCGGGTGCGGCAGACGCAGGTCAATGAGGCTACCAAAGCCAGGATCTCAAAGACCTTACAGGTAGCGAGGGAGACGGGATGGAGTCATGCGGGCCAGGTCCCCCCCCTCACACCTTGGGGTCCCATAGTGCTATGATGCTGGAGCCGATCCCACCGCCCCACACCAGTGGAGGCCACTCTCTGTGCCAAGCAAGCATGGTGGATCAGAGCCCTTCTTCCCATGAGGGACCAGTAGAGACCCCCT is a window encoding:
- the PRPF31 gene encoding U4/U6 small nuclear ribonucleoprotein Prp31 — protein: MSLADELLADLEEAAEEEENFVDEENEPAIEDVQEEMQLDLNVDSVKSIAKLWDSKMFAEIMVKIEEYISKQSKATEVMGPVEAAPEYRVIVDANNLTVEIENELNIIHKFIRDKYSKRFPELESLVPNALDYIRTVKELGNSLDKCKNNENVQQILTNATIMVVSVTASTTQGQQLTEEELERIEEACDMALELNQSKHRIYEYVESRMSFIAPNLSIIVGASTAAKIMGIAGGLTNLSKMPACNIMLLGAQRKTLSGFSSTSVLPHTGYIYHSDIVQSLPPDLRRKAARLVAAKCTLAARVDSFHESPEGKVGYDLKEEIERKFDKWQEPPPVKQVKPLPAPLDGQRKKRGGRRYRKMKERLGLTEIRKQANRMSFGEIEEDAYQEDLGFSLGHLGKSGSGRVRQTQVNEATKARISKTLQRTLQKQSMVYGGKSTIRDRSSGTASSVAFTPLQGLEIVNPQAAEKKVAEANQKYFSSMAEFLKVKSEKSGIMSST